A window of the Vibrio fluvialis genome harbors these coding sequences:
- a CDS encoding DUF4865 family protein, producing MIAMQYKMVLPADYPMESIENRIREKGHLLDDYPGLLFKAYLYSRKDATTYHNDVNSYAPFYVWRDHGSMRAFLNSDGFKGLCEQFGRPAVQVWFVDEVPTAPDENVVFACIEHTAQLGADVRGVNVTTWQSLGVTWLSQIDNRSPIQGDIYAVGYVARGGE from the coding sequence ATGATCGCGATGCAATACAAAATGGTTTTACCCGCAGATTACCCAATGGAGAGCATTGAAAACCGAATCCGCGAGAAAGGACATCTGTTGGATGATTATCCCGGTTTGCTGTTTAAGGCGTATCTCTATTCGCGTAAAGATGCCACGACGTACCACAATGACGTGAACAGCTACGCGCCGTTTTACGTTTGGCGCGATCACGGCTCAATGCGTGCGTTCTTAAACAGCGATGGATTTAAAGGCTTGTGCGAGCAATTTGGTCGCCCGGCAGTGCAGGTCTGGTTTGTTGACGAAGTCCCAACCGCTCCAGATGAAAACGTGGTGTTTGCCTGTATCGAACACACTGCGCAGCTGGGCGCTGATGTTCGCGGCGTCAACGTGACGACCTGGCAATCACTTGGCGTAACGTGGCTCAGCCAGATTGATAACCGTAGCCCGATACAAGGTGATATTTACGCAGTGGGGTATGTGGCCCGTGGGGGTGAATGA